One genomic window of Phycisphaerales bacterium includes the following:
- a CDS encoding DUF779 domain-containing protein, whose protein sequence is MTDTTPASTSASTSKGAPPRVVATEAAEALIAEIRAEHPEILFHQSGGCCDGSSPMCYPSTEFRVGASDVKLGEVAGVSVYISGRQFEAWKHTQLVLDVVPGRGGMFSLDNGREVRFHTRSRAFTQDELRALDSASPDAG, encoded by the coding sequence ATGACCGACACGACTCCCGCTTCCACTTCCGCTTCCACTTCGAAGGGCGCCCCGCCGCGCGTCGTCGCGACCGAGGCCGCCGAGGCGCTCATCGCCGAGATCCGCGCCGAGCACCCCGAGATCCTGTTCCACCAGTCGGGCGGCTGCTGCGACGGCTCGTCGCCCATGTGCTACCCGTCGACCGAGTTCCGCGTGGGCGCCTCGGACGTCAAGCTCGGCGAGGTCGCCGGCGTGTCGGTCTACATCTCGGGCCGCCAGTTCGAGGCGTGGAAGCACACGCAGCTCGTCCTCGACGTCGTGCCCGGCCGCGGCGGCATGTTCAGCCTGGACAACGGCCGCGAGGTCCGCTTCCACACGCGCAGCCGCGCGTTCACCCAGGACGAGCTGCGGGCGCTGGACTCCGCGTCGCCGGACGCGGGCTGA